The Alcaligenes faecalis sequence AGTAGAACCGACTGAAGCCAAGAGCGTCAGGCCATTTTCCAGCTTGGCGGTTTCCTCGTCCATGACTTTACGCATGATGCGCGAAACAAAAGCATCCGTAGAGCCTTTCTCTTCCAGACGCATGGCACCGTATTTCACATGGTGTTTTTGAGCATGAATAGCGTGGCTGGCCAAATGACTGAATGGATCACGTGCGCCGTGAGTGGCAATCTCGTTTTCAACCTGCTCCAGAGAGCTGGCGGACCAGAACTCACGCATAAAGCCTTGCGAACGGCGCTTCAGGCGGAAGGACAACACGCCCTTGACGATGATCAAGTACCAACTGGCAACCGACATCAAGGCCAAAATCACGAACAAGGTCTTGCCAACCACATCACTTTGCTGGATAAAGTGCAGCACCCCGGTCGCTTCCTCAGCGGCAGCAACACTGGCGACAGCCTGATCGGTAACAGGCCCTGCAACTTGTGCCAGGCTTACCCATACGCTTTGAAATAGTTCCTGCATCATTGATATATCCTAGTAAACAAAGTCGAAAGGAATATCGGCCATGGCACGATAGGCCACACCATTTTCCGTATACGGTTTAAAACGTGCTGTGCGTACTGCCTTCAACGCCGACTCATCCAGACGTTGATAGCCTGAGGAGCTTTGCACTTTGGCTTCCAGCACGGTTCCTTGGGTTGAAATTACTACACGAACCACCACGCGGCCCTGCTCACGTCGGCGCTCCGATGCCCGTGGATACACAGGCACAGGACGGCGCCCCAAATAATCCACACGACCGATCAGCTTAGGCCGGTCACCATCTGTCGAACGGGCGACGGTTTGGGCTGGGTTATCCGTTGCCGGGCCTGCTTGCGTGGCGGGAGCGGCTGGTTGAGCAGGTTGCGGCGTTTCTGCGGGCGGGACCTCGGGCTTGGGCTGTGGCTTGGGCTTAGGTTTTGGCTTGGGTTTTGGTTTAGGCTTGGGCGGCTCGGGAACAGGTGGTTTTTCCACGATAGGCTCTGGCTCGGGTTCCGGCTCAACAACCGGTTCGGGCTCAGGCTCGGGATCAGGCTCCACCTCCGGCTCAGGGTCAGGCTCCGGCTCGGCCACGACCTCTTCAGGAGGGGCGCTGACCTGCTCTTGCTGAACCGGGGACTCCGCCACTTCCACCAAGGTCACCCCAACGACATCGATAGGGGCGGGTTCGCCCACAATCTTGGGGGTTTCCGTCCACAAGATGGTAGCCACGACACCCACGTGCAATCCCAGAGCTAACACCAGCCCAGTTGCCTTCAAGGCCAGCATCGAGCGATTATTCTTTTGAGAAGCAATTCCGGTCATAATCCGTTCTACACATTCTGCAACCCGCATGGACCATGACGGGACCGGACAGGATGCCCAGTGAAGTATCGAATCTTAACAGAAACAGGAATGATTCTCAATACTGGATTCTTATAATATTTCCTGCTTACCATCCACCCCGCAACAGGCTCCAAGATACTAACGCAGACGGGCTGATCGTGGATCAGCCCGTCTGCAAACAACTTGCAAAAAATCAGGACAAACGCACTTCGGCCTGAGGCTCGATCGGAAAAGCACTGAACTTACGCGGCAAAGCCAAGGCCCGTTCACCCGGCCGCAAACCCAGCTGCGACCAACGCTGATGATCAAACTCGGCTTCCCAGGCTCGCTGGCCTTCGTTCAAGGCCAGCTCGACCCGCACCGTCGCCCCTAAAGGAATAATACGCTGCACGGCCACGACAATACCTTGGCCGTCCAACTGACGCTGCAAATCCAGATCGTGCGGACGCACATAACCCACCGCTTCACCCTGACCCGTACCCTGGCCATTCAAGGCCTGATTGGACTCGAATTGACCCAACTGGGGATCAGCCACAAAACGTCCATGTTGAAACTGGCCCGGCAAGCGATTTGCCGCCCCCAGGAACTCATACACAAACGGACTGGCTGGATGATTATAGACATCCTGCGGAGCACCTTCCTGTTCGACTCGGCCTTTATTCAGCACCACAATCCGGTCCGCCACTTCAATGGCCTCTTCCTGATCGTGTGTCACAAACAAGGTACTGATATGCAAATCGTCATGCAAACGACGCAACCAGGAACGCAGTTCCTTGCGCACCTTGGCATCCAAAGCACCAAAAGGCTCGTCCAACAGCAAGACCCCAGGCTCCACCGCCAAGGCACGTGCCAGAGCAATACGCTGTCGCTGACCACCCGACAAAGCGGCTGGATAGCGATCGGCCAGCCAGTCCAACTGCACCAGCTCCAATAACTCATGCACACGCTGACGAATCTGAGCTTCAGGCAAACGCTGCTTGCGTGGTTTGATACGCAAACCAAAGGCAACGTTCTCAAACACGGTCATGTGGCGGAACAAGGCATAGTGCTGGAACACAAAACCCACCTGACGATCACGTGTGCCCACTGCGGCCACATCCTTGCCGTTGATCAGGACCTGGCCCGCATCCGCATGTTCCAGGCCAGCCACAATACGCAGCAAGGTCGTCTTGCCGCAGCCCGACGGCCCCAGCAAGGCCACCAGCTCACCCGCTGGAAAATCCAATGTCACATCACCCAGTGCTGTAAACGCACCAAACTGTTTAGATAGATGACGAACTTCGATACTCATAATGAACTCCGAATGCGATCATCCCCGATGACCGTCTTGAACCATTTTGCGCTCGGCCCACAATTTAAGCGCCAACGTCAGTAAAGCCAAGACCGCCAGCACCGAAGCCGCCGCAAAAGCGCCCACCGTGTGATAGTCGTTGTACTCAATCTCTACATGCAAGGGCAGCGTGTTGGTCTGGCCCCGTATATGCCCCGATAACACTGACACCGCGCCAAACTCGCCCATGGCACGGGCATTGCACAGGATCACTCCATACAGCAAGCCCCACTTGATCTTGGGCAGGGTTACCCGCCAGAACATCTGCCTGCCATTGGCCCCCAGCACCCGCGCGGCCTGTTCTTCCTCACTGCCCTGCATTTGCATCAGTGGAATCAACTCACGCGCCACGAAGGGGAAAGTGACAAACAAGGTCGCCAAGACCAAACCGGGCAAGGCGAATACGATGCGGATATTATTCGCATCCAGCCAGTCCCAAAACGGGCCCTGCCGACCGAAAATCAATAAAAACATCAAACCGGCAATCACGGGCGATACCGAAAATGGCAGATCGATCAGCGTCGTCAGAATGCTTTTGCCACGAAACTCAAAGCGGGCAATCGCCCAGGAGGCAGCCAGGCCAAACGCAATATTCAACGGCACGGCAATCACGGCAACCAACACTGTCAGGCTGGCCGCATGCAAAGCATCGCTCTCGCCCAAAGCGGACAGATACGGCATGATGCCCCGGCTAAAGGCCGTCATGAACACCAGAATCAAGGGCAGCAGCAAAAACAGCACAAAGAACAACAAGGCAATACCAATCAAGATGGCTTTGACCACTGGGCCTTCATCCTGCGCTGCCCGCAAGCGCGCCGTCCGTACCGGCACCGCCTGCACGGTGGAGTCCAGCGTCAAGCTGCTCATCGTGCGCCCTCCAGCGATAAAGGCGCTGCCACCTTGGACGCCTTGGCATTGTCCTGGCCCGAATGACGCGACTGCAAGTACCACTGCAAGCGATTGATCGCCAGCAAGATAATGAAGGACAGCACCATCATCAACACGGCCAGCGCCGAGGCTCCGGCGTAGTCAAACTGCTCCAGCTTGATCACGATCAGCAAGGGTGTAATTTCCGAGACCATAGGGACATTCCCAGCAATGAAAATCACAGAACCGTACTCACCCACCGCACGCGCAAAAGCCAGAGCTACCCCCGTCAAGCAGGCAGGCAAGATAGCGGGCAGGATCACCTTGGTAACCGTCTGGAATCGATCGGCCCCCAGACAAGCACTGACCTCTTCCTGCTCCTGCTCCAGCTCTTCCAGAACCGGCTGCACGGTACGCACCACAAAAGGCAGACCAATAAAAACCAGGGCGATCAACACACCCCAAGGGGTAAACGCAATCTGCCCTACATACGGTTCAGCCCAGGAACCGATCCAGCCCGTAGGCGCATAAATCGCCGCCAAGGAAATGCCGGCTACCGACGTTGGCAAGGCAAAGGGCAAATCAATCAGGGCATCCACCATGCGACGCCCCGGAAAGCGGTAACGCACCAAGACCCAGGCCAGAATCAGACCAAACACACCATTGATCAACGCGGCCAACGCGGCCATCCCAAAGGTCAATTTCAAGGAAGCCAAGACACGCGCAGCACTGATGGTTTCCCAAAAGGTCGACCACGCCATGGAGGTGGTCTTGAGCCACACAGCAGACAAGGGGATCAGGACAATCAGGCTCAAATAGCTGATGGACAAACCCATCGTCAAGCCAAAGCCTGGCAAAGCCCGCTGCTTGCGGGCAGCGGGTAGAAATCCCCAACAACGAGCCTGTGACATCGAACGATCCTCGGTGATAGAGGGGTTACTTGCTCAAGTAGATGCTGTCGAACACACCACCATCGGCAAAGTGCTTGGCCTGAACCTGAGTCCAGCCGCCCAGCTCATCGTCGACCTTGTACAACTTCAACGCCGGGAACTGATCGCGGTACTTGGCGGCCACTGACTCCAGGCGAGGACGGTAAAAATGACGTGCGGCGATTTCCTGACCTTCCGAGCTATACAGGTATTCCAGATAGGCTTGGGCCACTTTTTCCGTGCCATGCTTGGCGGCATTGGCATCAACCAGCGCCACGGGCGGCTCGGCCAGAATACTGCTGGAAGGCACCACAATATC is a genomic window containing:
- a CDS encoding MotA/TolQ/ExbB proton channel family protein — translated: MMQELFQSVWVSLAQVAGPVTDQAVASVAAAEEATGVLHFIQQSDVVGKTLFVILALMSVASWYLIIVKGVLSFRLKRRSQGFMREFWSASSLEQVENEIATHGARDPFSHLASHAIHAQKHHVKYGAMRLEEKGSTDAFVSRIMRKVMDEETAKLENGLTLLASVGSTAPFVGLFGTVWGVYHALINIGLSDGVTLNKIAGPVGEALVMTGLGLAVAIPAVLAYNAFVRTNRVYLSQLDAFAHDLFTFLTTGQPVQDNQPVLRRVPRSGGGTASSSAAAAKRED
- a CDS encoding energy transducer TonB; the protein is MLALKATGLVLALGLHVGVVATILWTETPKIVGEPAPIDVVGVTLVEVAESPVQQEQVSAPPEEVVAEPEPDPEPEVEPDPEPEPEPVVEPEPEPEPIVEKPPVPEPPKPKPKPKPKPKPKPQPKPEVPPAETPQPAQPAAPATQAGPATDNPAQTVARSTDGDRPKLIGRVDYLGRRPVPVYPRASERRREQGRVVVRVVISTQGTVLEAKVQSSSGYQRLDESALKAVRTARFKPYTENGVAYRAMADIPFDFVY
- a CDS encoding sulfate ABC transporter ATP-binding protein, translated to MSIEVRHLSKQFGAFTALGDVTLDFPAGELVALLGPSGCGKTTLLRIVAGLEHADAGQVLINGKDVAAVGTRDRQVGFVFQHYALFRHMTVFENVAFGLRIKPRKQRLPEAQIRQRVHELLELVQLDWLADRYPAALSGGQRQRIALARALAVEPGVLLLDEPFGALDAKVRKELRSWLRRLHDDLHISTLFVTHDQEEAIEVADRIVVLNKGRVEQEGAPQDVYNHPASPFVYEFLGAANRLPGQFQHGRFVADPQLGQFESNQALNGQGTGQGEAVGYVRPHDLDLQRQLDGQGIVVAVQRIIPLGATVRVELALNEGQRAWEAEFDHQRWSQLGLRPGERALALPRKFSAFPIEPQAEVRLS
- the cysW gene encoding sulfate ABC transporter permease subunit CysW encodes the protein MSSLTLDSTVQAVPVRTARLRAAQDEGPVVKAILIGIALLFFVLFLLLPLILVFMTAFSRGIMPYLSALGESDALHAASLTVLVAVIAVPLNIAFGLAASWAIARFEFRGKSILTTLIDLPFSVSPVIAGLMFLLIFGRQGPFWDWLDANNIRIVFALPGLVLATLFVTFPFVARELIPLMQMQGSEEEQAARVLGANGRQMFWRVTLPKIKWGLLYGVILCNARAMGEFGAVSVLSGHIRGQTNTLPLHVEIEYNDYHTVGAFAAASVLAVLALLTLALKLWAERKMVQDGHRG
- the cysT gene encoding sulfate ABC transporter permease subunit CysT, with the protein product MSQARCWGFLPAARKQRALPGFGLTMGLSISYLSLIVLIPLSAVWLKTTSMAWSTFWETISAARVLASLKLTFGMAALAALINGVFGLILAWVLVRYRFPGRRMVDALIDLPFALPTSVAGISLAAIYAPTGWIGSWAEPYVGQIAFTPWGVLIALVFIGLPFVVRTVQPVLEELEQEQEEVSACLGADRFQTVTKVILPAILPACLTGVALAFARAVGEYGSVIFIAGNVPMVSEITPLLIVIKLEQFDYAGASALAVLMMVLSFIILLAINRLQWYLQSRHSGQDNAKASKVAAPLSLEGAR